A stretch of the Teretinema zuelzerae genome encodes the following:
- a CDS encoding HD-GYP domain-containing protein, with the protein MNESTNIGIPEPDPRSSVGLAVIDSLSGSVLAANDQWAALLNLQLREIPSCNWYTLVHQHLRSDIKEDVRSLHGKKKRFVVRDEVFSISDTGRPLRCVMYPHSFPRQPMSHVTVLYEVDSPDLVSGAVNYLSQPSLCAGILDTMIIMAGYDDPATVHHVRRTSALVRTFIDHLPPVMRKSLSFSEDMICIASMMHDLGKRTLSPSILQKPGPLTPAERKEMQAHTFEGERLIRESFPNCESFSLCALASKMALFHHEKWDGSGYPEGRKGEDIPLVARIVALADVYEALVSERPYKRAVSHEEALDIILSESGSHFDPALLGVFLAASESISAVCA; encoded by the coding sequence GTGAATGAATCAACTAACATCGGAATTCCGGAACCCGATCCGAGAAGTTCCGTGGGTCTTGCGGTCATCGATTCTCTTTCCGGATCGGTGCTCGCGGCGAACGACCAGTGGGCAGCGCTTTTAAATCTGCAACTCCGCGAGATTCCTTCATGCAACTGGTACACTCTGGTTCATCAGCATCTTCGTTCAGACATAAAAGAGGACGTACGTTCCCTGCATGGAAAAAAAAAGCGTTTCGTTGTTCGGGATGAAGTATTCAGCATCTCTGATACCGGCCGGCCTTTGCGCTGCGTCATGTATCCCCATTCGTTTCCCCGCCAGCCGATGTCCCATGTCACCGTCTTGTACGAAGTCGACTCCCCGGATTTAGTTTCCGGTGCGGTGAATTATCTCTCTCAACCATCATTGTGCGCCGGAATACTGGATACTATGATTATCATGGCCGGCTACGACGATCCTGCGACTGTTCATCATGTCCGCAGAACCAGCGCCCTCGTGAGAACCTTCATCGACCATCTTCCGCCCGTTATGCGGAAATCGTTATCGTTCTCCGAGGACATGATCTGCATTGCCTCAATGATGCACGATCTGGGCAAGCGGACGCTCTCTCCGAGCATACTGCAGAAGCCCGGCCCCCTGACTCCAGCTGAGCGAAAGGAAATGCAGGCTCATACGTTTGAAGGGGAGCGGTTGATCCGGGAAAGCTTTCCGAACTGCGAGTCATTCTCCCTGTGCGCTTTGGCGTCGAAGATGGCGCTCTTTCATCATGAGAAATGGGACGGCTCGGGATACCCGGAGGGACGTAAGGGTGAGGACATTCCCCTTGTCGCCCGCATCGTCGCTCTAGCCGACGTCTACGAAGCCCTCGTGTCCGAGCGGCCCTACAAAAGAGCTGTTTCACACGAAGAAGCCCTGGACATCATTCTTTCAGAATCCGGTTCGCACTTCGATCCCGCCCTCCTCGGCGTCTTTCTCGCCGCGAGCGAAAGCATTTCCGCCGTCTGCGCGTAA